From Oncorhynchus mykiss isolate Arlee chromosome 6, USDA_OmykA_1.1, whole genome shotgun sequence, the proteins below share one genomic window:
- the iqgap2 gene encoding ras GTPase-activating-like protein IQGAP1 isoform X1, producing the protein MYYEEKANSHKPRYGTIQDDERISAEEMDERRRQNIAYEYLCHLEEAKRWMEACVEEELPPTTELEEGLRNGVYLGKLAKFFAPKMVSEKKIYDRDQARYKHTGLHFRHTDNTVQWLRAMESVGLPKIFYPETTDVYDRKNMPKVVYCIHALSLYLFKLGIAPQIQDLLGKVAFTEEEISNMRSELEKYGIQMPTFSKIGGILANELSVDEAALHAAVFAINEAVDKGEATVTMGALKNPNAMLRNTGEELAQDYQVTLSRAKASKEDQASGRRSSVATEERDVYEELLTQQEIQSCIDLVNTQVAVQQVNQAISAQDEAALLAGLRVPALGMLGVQEANSHWYLEHLTSYCEVKAQDAGGAMMLQREEIQRVVSSTNDFAEAEKLKLEAIVAINAAIRHGIAAETVEELMNPEAQLPIVYQTAANLYQTELFSLQIQGAKAGLGHEELCVAVEMLSAVAVLNEVLDTKDPQAVTEQLTDSPLGFSNMDQDNLHRYADTLISLRAESLSQGLEFLTWNDVQKTIDTVNLQVHEEHERIIAIAEINEALSSGDPEQTLSALLLPTAKLQGVNPATAKHYHDVLQNIKLLICKSSGDESAVLWLDQIQEGIHTANQDEEEALALAGAVADINREVAEGDSQTTLHALQSPLAGLRGVLSECADTYQTQLAQRQDLNTTTAGSSECVWVKHRIKDSYDYYYNLENREGTWEEPEDFTHNSTQLRREEIQSVVGGVTAEYNREQLWLANETLVTQLQARIRGYLVRRAHAQRLDYLLQQQPHVVRLQASWKGYKQRKVYKDRLNVLQSNVGTVVKLQSFVKMWRAKRKYTQRLQYFIDHEKEIVKIQAFLKANKARDDYRTLTGAQDPPLSVVRKFVHLLEQSSLDLLEEQEVTRLREEVVTKIRSNQQMEKDLNLMDIKIGLLVKNRITLQDVVSHSKKLKKKSKEELAAGDRQGIKGLSKGKRKKLEAYQHLFYLLQTNPSYLAKLIFQMPQNKSTKFMDTVIFTLYNYASNQREEYLLLKLFKTALEEEIKSKVDQIQDIVTGNPTVIKMVVSFNRGARGHNTLRQLLAPVVKEIIEDKGLGINTNPVDVYKAWVNQLETNTGEASKLPYEVTPDQAMSHKEVRAKLESSSQALRTATDKVLNSIVSSLDNIPYGMRYIAKVLKHSLHEKFPDATEDELLKIVGNLLYYRYMNPAIVAPDGFDIIDMSAGGQLHSDQRRNLGSVAKMLQHAAANKLFEADNAHMISMNNYISQTYQKFRVFFQAACDVPEPEEKFNVDEYSDMVTLSKPVIYISIDEIINTHSLVLEHLEAISPDHNDLLHELLEDLGDAPDVEALLGEGAVDPNHPNKESTLSQLAKTEISLTLTSKFELLEGDDKDTKGLMMKTKKLIVDVIRIQPGDTLPETLETPASALQECEHSKVVALRAVQDAQTPEGLKSSQAVLEDRQLPLEQKKRKILRNLRTLEQAGLVTASNKYQDLINDIAKDIRYQRRYRQRRRAELVKLQQALSALNSKTAFYQDQTNYYDTYIKTCLDNLNRKNTRRSIKLERKVEEKGSKKWKHQSLKYTAARLHEKGVILEIEGLQTNQFKNVMFDISPSEEVGDFEVKAKFMGVEMEKVQLHFQDLLQLQYEGVAVMKMFDKAKVNVNLLIFLLNKKFYGK; encoded by the exons GTGGATGGAGGCGTGTGTAGAGGAGGAGCTGCCGCCCACCACAGAGCTAGAGGAGGGTCTGAGGAACGGAGTCTACCTTGGAAAACTGGCTAAGTTCTTCGCCCCCAAGATGGTGTCTGAGAAGAAGATCTACGACAGGGACCAGGCCCGCTACAAG CACACAGGACTTCacttcagacacacagacaacacgGTGCAGTGGCTACGGGCCATGGAATCTGTAGGACTACCCAAG ATATTCTATCCCGAAACGACAGATGTGTACGATCGCAAAAACATGCCCAAGGTAGTGTACTGCATACACGCACTAAG cttaTACCTGTTCAAACTGGGCATTGCACCACAGATCCAGGACCTGCTGGGGAAAGTGGCCTTCACAG AGGAGGAGATCAGTAACATGCGGAGTGAGCTGGAGAAGTACGGCATCCAGATGCCAACCTTCAGTAAGATAGGAGGCATCCTGGCCAACGAGCTCTCAGTGGACGAGGCAGCCT TGCACGCTGCTGTGTTTGCCATCAACGAGGCGGTGGATAAGGGTGAGGCGACAGTGACCATGGGGGCGTTGAAGAACCCCAACGCCATGCTGAGGAACACTGGGGAAGAGCTGGCCCAGGACTACCAGGTTACACTGAGCCGGGCCAAGGCTAGCAAGGAGGACCAGGCCTCAGGCAGG CGCTCATCTGTAgccacagaggagagagatgtttatGAGGAGCTGCTGACCCAGCAGGAGATCCAGAGCTGCATTGACCTTGTTAACA cccAGGTGGCGGTGCAGCAGGTGAACcaggccatctctgcccaggacGAGGCTGCTCTGCTGGCTGGGCTCAGGGTGCCCGCTCTGGGAATGCTGGGGGTCCAGGAGGCAAACTCCCACTGGTACCTGGAGCACTTAACCTCCTACTGCGAAGTCAAGGCTCAG GATGCTGGAGGTGCAATGATGCTGCAGAGGGAGGAGATTCAGAGGGTGGTCAGCTCCACTAACGACTTTGCTGAGGCAGAGAAACTAA AACTGGAGGCCATTGTAGCGATCAACGCGGCCATTCGTCATGGCATAGCAGCAGAGACGGTGGAGGAGCTGATGAACCCAGAGGCCCAGCTTCCTATTGTCTACCAGACAGCTGCCAACCTCTACCAGACCGAACTGTTCAGCCTGCAGATACAGGGGGCAAAG GCAGGACTGGGGCATGAGGAGCTGTGTGTGGCAGTAGAGATGCTGTCTGCGGTGGCCGTGCTCAACGAGGTCCTGGACACCAAGGACCCCCAGGCTGTTACTGAACAGCTGACTGACTCTCCTCTGGGCTTCAGCAACATGGATCAggacaacctgcacag GTATGCAGACACTCTAATCAGTCTCCGAGCTGAGAGCCTGTCCCAAGGTCTGGAGTTCCTCACCTGGAACGATGTTCAGAAGACCATCGACACTGTCAACCTACAGGTCCACGAAGAACACGAGC GTATTATTGCTATAGCTGAGATCAACGAGGCGCTGAGCTCTGGGGATCCTGAACAgaccctctctgctctgctcctgcCCACTGCCAAACTGCAGGGGGTAAACCCAGCAACAGCGAAACACTACCATGACGTCCTGCAGAACATCAAGCTACTCATCTGTAAG AGCTCAGGGGATGAGTCTGCTGTGCTGTGGCTCGACCAGATTCAAGAAGGGATACACACAGCCAACCAAGATGAAGAGGAGGCTCTCGCAT TGGCAGGAGCTGTGGCAGACATCAACAGGGAGGTGGCGGAGGGGGACTCTCAGACCACCCTACATGCCCTCCAGTCTCCCCTGGCAGGGCTGAGAGGGGTTCTGTCTGAGTGTGCAGACACCTACCAGACACAGCTGGCCCAGCGCCAGGACCTCAACACTACCACTG CAGgcagcagtgagtgtgtgtgggtgaaaCACCGTATCAAGGACAGTtatgactactactacaacctggagaacagagaggggaccTGGGAGGAGCCAGAGGACTTCACACACAACAGCACACAGCTCCGCAGAGAGGAAATACAG AGTGTGGTTGGAGGTGTGACAGCGGAGTATAACAGGGAACAGTTATGGTTGGCCAACGAGACCCTGGTAACCCAGCTACAGGCCAGGATCAGAGGTTACCTGGTGAGAAGAGCTCATGCCCAGAGACTGGACTACCTACTACAACAACAGCCACATGTGGTCCGACTACAG GCCTCCTGGAAGGGCTACAAACAGAGGAAGGTATACAAAGACAGACTCAACGTGTTGCAAAGCAACGTGGGGACTGTCGTCAAG CTTCAATCATTTGTTAAGATGTGGAGAGCTAAACGTAAATACACTCAAAGACTGCAGTATTTCATAGACCAT GAGAAAGAAATAGTGAAGATCCAAGCTTTCCTCAAGGCTAACAAAGCCAGAGATGACTACAGAACACTCA CCGGGGCCCAGGACCCTCCTCTTTCGGTGGTGCGTAAGTTTGTCCACCTGCTGGAACAAAGCAGCCTGGACCTGCTGGAGGAACAGGAAGTGACACGGCTTAGGGAGGAAGTGGTCACGAAAATCCGCTCCAATCAGCAGATGGAGAAAGACCTGAACCTGATGGACATTAAGATCGGCTTACTGGTCAAGAACAGGATCACCCTACAG GATGTGGTGTCCCACAGTAAGAAGCTGAAGAAGAAGAGTAAAGAGGAGCTGGCTGCAGGGGACAGGCAGGGCATCAAGGGCCTCAGCAAAGGCAAACGGAAGAAACTAGAGGCCTACCAGCACCTCTTCTACCTGCTACAG ACCAACCCTTCATACCTGGCCAAGCTGATCTTCCAGATGCCACAGAACAAGTCCACTAAGTTCATGGACACAGTGATCTTCACGCTGTATAACTACGCCTCCAACCAGAGAGAGGAGTACCTGCTGCTCAAACTCTTTAAGACCGCTCTGGAGGAGGAAATCAA GTCCAAGGTGGACCAGATCCAGGACATTGTGACCGGGAACCCCACGGTCATCAAGATGGTGGTGAGCTTCAACCGTGGAGCCCGTGGTCACAACACGCTGAGGCAGCTGCTGGCGCCTGTTGTCAAGGAGATCATCGAGGACAAGGGCCTGGGCATCAACACCAACCCTGTGGATGTGTACAAGGCCTGGGTCAACCAGctggagaccaacactggagagGCCAG TAAACTGCCCTACGAGGTGACCCCGGACCAGGCCATGTCACACAAGGAGGTGCGCGCCAAGCTGGAGTCCTCCAGTCAGGCGCTGCGGACGGCCACAGACAAAGTGCTCAACTCCATTGTGTCGTCACTGGATAACATTCC CTATGGCATGAGATACATTGCAAAGGTCCTAAAGCATTCCCTTCATGAAAAGTTCCCTGACGCTACAGAGGATGAGTTGTTGAAG ATTGTAGGGAACCTGCTGTACTACCGCTACATGAACCCAGCCATAGTGGCTCCAGACGGCTTCGACATCATCGACATGTCAGCCGGAGGTCAGCTCCACTCTGACCAGCGTCGTAACCTGGGCTCCGTGGCCAAGATGCTGCAGCATGCCGCCGCCAACAAGCTGTTCGAGGCAGACAATGCCCACATGATCTCCATGAATAACTACATCTCCCAGACCTACCAGAAGTTCAG GGTGTTTTTCCAGGCTGCGTGTGACGTCCCCGAGCCAGAGGAGAAGTTTAACGTGGATGAGTACTCTGACATGGTGACTCTGAGCAAGCCTGTCATCTACATCTCTATAGATGAGATCATCAACACACACTCG CTGGTGTTGGAGCACCTGGAGGCCATCTCCCCCGACCACAACGACCTGCTGCATGAGCTGCTGGAGGACCTAGGGGACGCGCCTGATGTGGAGGCACTGCTGG GTGAAGGAGCCGTGGATCCTAACCATCCCAACAAGGAGAGCACCCTGAGTCAGCTGGCTAAGACGGAGATCTCCCTCACACTCACCAGCAAGTTTGAGCTTCTGGAGGGAGATGACAAGGACACGAAGGGCCTGATGATGAA gactaaGAAGCTGATAGTAGATGTGATCAGGATCCAGCCAGGAGACACTCTCCCAGAGACCCTTGAGACCCCGGCCTCTGCCCTCCAG GAGTGTGAGCATTCTAAGGTGGTGGCGCTGCGTGCGGTGCAGGACGCCCAGACCCCAGAGGGACTGAAGAGCAGCCAGGCGGTGCTGGAGgacagacagctgcctctggAGCAGAAGAAGAGGAAGATCCTCCGCAACCTCCGAACCCTGGAGCAGGCTGGCCTGGTCACCGCTAGCAACAAGTACCAGGACCTCATCAACGACATTGCCAAG GACATTCGTTACCAGAGACGctacagacagaggaggagggcGGAGCTGGTGAAGCTCCAGCAGGCACTGAGTGCGCTCAACTCCAAGACAGCCTTCTATCAGGACCAGACCAACTACTACGACACTTACATCAAGACCTGCCTCGACAACCTCAACAGGAA GAACACGCGGCGGTCCATCAAGCTAGAAAGGAAGGTGGAGGAGAAGGGCAGTAAGAAGTGGAAGCATCAGTCTCTGAAGTATACGGCTGCCCGACTGCACGAGAAGGGAGTGATCCTGGAGATAGAGGGGCTGCAGACCAACCA GTTCAAAAATGTAATGTTTGACATCTCTCCCAGTGAGGAAGTTGGAGACTTTGAGGTGAAGGCCAAGTTCATGGGAGTTGAGATGGAAAAGGTCCAACTCCATTTCCAG GATCTGCTCCAGCTGCAGTACGAGGGAGTGGCGGTGATGAAGATGTTTGACAAAGCCAAAGTCAACGTCAACCTGCTCATCTTCCTCCTCAACAAGAAGTTCTATGGAAAATGA
- the iqgap2 gene encoding ras GTPase-activating-like protein IQGAP1 isoform X2 produces the protein MYYEEKANSHKPRYGTIQDDERISAEEMDERRRQNIAYEYLCHLEEAKRWMEACVEEELPPTTELEEGLRNGVYLGKLAKFFAPKMVSEKKIYDRDQARYKHTGLHFRHTDNTVQWLRAMESVGLPKIFYPETTDVYDRKNMPKVVYCIHALSLYLFKLGIAPQIQDLLGKVAFTEEEISNMRSELEKYGIQMPTFSKIGGILANELSVDEAALHAAVFAINEAVDKGEATVTMGALKNPNAMLRNTGEELAQDYQVTLSRAKASKEDQASGRRSSVATEERDVYEELLTQQEIQSCIDLVNTQVAVQQVNQAISAQDEAALLAGLRVPALGMLGVQEANSHWYLEHLTSYCEVKAQDAGGAMMLQREEIQRVVSSTNDFAEAEKLKLEAIVAINAAIRHGIAAETVEELMNPEAQLPIVYQTAANLYQTELFSLQIQGAKAGLGHEELCVAVEMLSAVAVLNEVLDTKDPQAVTEQLTDSPLGFSNMDQDNLHRYADTLISLRAESLSQGLEFLTWNDVQKTIDTVNLQVHEEHERIIAIAEINEALSSGDPEQTLSALLLPTAKLQGVNPATAKHYHDVLQNIKLLICKSSGDESAVLWLDQIQEGIHTANQDEEEALALAGAVADINREVAEGDSQTTLHALQSPLAGLRGVLSECADTYQTQLAQRQDLNTTTGSSECVWVKHRIKDSYDYYYNLENREGTWEEPEDFTHNSTQLRREEIQSVVGGVTAEYNREQLWLANETLVTQLQARIRGYLVRRAHAQRLDYLLQQQPHVVRLQASWKGYKQRKVYKDRLNVLQSNVGTVVKLQSFVKMWRAKRKYTQRLQYFIDHEKEIVKIQAFLKANKARDDYRTLTGAQDPPLSVVRKFVHLLEQSSLDLLEEQEVTRLREEVVTKIRSNQQMEKDLNLMDIKIGLLVKNRITLQDVVSHSKKLKKKSKEELAAGDRQGIKGLSKGKRKKLEAYQHLFYLLQTNPSYLAKLIFQMPQNKSTKFMDTVIFTLYNYASNQREEYLLLKLFKTALEEEIKSKVDQIQDIVTGNPTVIKMVVSFNRGARGHNTLRQLLAPVVKEIIEDKGLGINTNPVDVYKAWVNQLETNTGEASKLPYEVTPDQAMSHKEVRAKLESSSQALRTATDKVLNSIVSSLDNIPYGMRYIAKVLKHSLHEKFPDATEDELLKIVGNLLYYRYMNPAIVAPDGFDIIDMSAGGQLHSDQRRNLGSVAKMLQHAAANKLFEADNAHMISMNNYISQTYQKFRVFFQAACDVPEPEEKFNVDEYSDMVTLSKPVIYISIDEIINTHSLVLEHLEAISPDHNDLLHELLEDLGDAPDVEALLGEGAVDPNHPNKESTLSQLAKTEISLTLTSKFELLEGDDKDTKGLMMKTKKLIVDVIRIQPGDTLPETLETPASALQECEHSKVVALRAVQDAQTPEGLKSSQAVLEDRQLPLEQKKRKILRNLRTLEQAGLVTASNKYQDLINDIAKDIRYQRRYRQRRRAELVKLQQALSALNSKTAFYQDQTNYYDTYIKTCLDNLNRKNTRRSIKLERKVEEKGSKKWKHQSLKYTAARLHEKGVILEIEGLQTNQFKNVMFDISPSEEVGDFEVKAKFMGVEMEKVQLHFQDLLQLQYEGVAVMKMFDKAKVNVNLLIFLLNKKFYGK, from the exons GTGGATGGAGGCGTGTGTAGAGGAGGAGCTGCCGCCCACCACAGAGCTAGAGGAGGGTCTGAGGAACGGAGTCTACCTTGGAAAACTGGCTAAGTTCTTCGCCCCCAAGATGGTGTCTGAGAAGAAGATCTACGACAGGGACCAGGCCCGCTACAAG CACACAGGACTTCacttcagacacacagacaacacgGTGCAGTGGCTACGGGCCATGGAATCTGTAGGACTACCCAAG ATATTCTATCCCGAAACGACAGATGTGTACGATCGCAAAAACATGCCCAAGGTAGTGTACTGCATACACGCACTAAG cttaTACCTGTTCAAACTGGGCATTGCACCACAGATCCAGGACCTGCTGGGGAAAGTGGCCTTCACAG AGGAGGAGATCAGTAACATGCGGAGTGAGCTGGAGAAGTACGGCATCCAGATGCCAACCTTCAGTAAGATAGGAGGCATCCTGGCCAACGAGCTCTCAGTGGACGAGGCAGCCT TGCACGCTGCTGTGTTTGCCATCAACGAGGCGGTGGATAAGGGTGAGGCGACAGTGACCATGGGGGCGTTGAAGAACCCCAACGCCATGCTGAGGAACACTGGGGAAGAGCTGGCCCAGGACTACCAGGTTACACTGAGCCGGGCCAAGGCTAGCAAGGAGGACCAGGCCTCAGGCAGG CGCTCATCTGTAgccacagaggagagagatgtttatGAGGAGCTGCTGACCCAGCAGGAGATCCAGAGCTGCATTGACCTTGTTAACA cccAGGTGGCGGTGCAGCAGGTGAACcaggccatctctgcccaggacGAGGCTGCTCTGCTGGCTGGGCTCAGGGTGCCCGCTCTGGGAATGCTGGGGGTCCAGGAGGCAAACTCCCACTGGTACCTGGAGCACTTAACCTCCTACTGCGAAGTCAAGGCTCAG GATGCTGGAGGTGCAATGATGCTGCAGAGGGAGGAGATTCAGAGGGTGGTCAGCTCCACTAACGACTTTGCTGAGGCAGAGAAACTAA AACTGGAGGCCATTGTAGCGATCAACGCGGCCATTCGTCATGGCATAGCAGCAGAGACGGTGGAGGAGCTGATGAACCCAGAGGCCCAGCTTCCTATTGTCTACCAGACAGCTGCCAACCTCTACCAGACCGAACTGTTCAGCCTGCAGATACAGGGGGCAAAG GCAGGACTGGGGCATGAGGAGCTGTGTGTGGCAGTAGAGATGCTGTCTGCGGTGGCCGTGCTCAACGAGGTCCTGGACACCAAGGACCCCCAGGCTGTTACTGAACAGCTGACTGACTCTCCTCTGGGCTTCAGCAACATGGATCAggacaacctgcacag GTATGCAGACACTCTAATCAGTCTCCGAGCTGAGAGCCTGTCCCAAGGTCTGGAGTTCCTCACCTGGAACGATGTTCAGAAGACCATCGACACTGTCAACCTACAGGTCCACGAAGAACACGAGC GTATTATTGCTATAGCTGAGATCAACGAGGCGCTGAGCTCTGGGGATCCTGAACAgaccctctctgctctgctcctgcCCACTGCCAAACTGCAGGGGGTAAACCCAGCAACAGCGAAACACTACCATGACGTCCTGCAGAACATCAAGCTACTCATCTGTAAG AGCTCAGGGGATGAGTCTGCTGTGCTGTGGCTCGACCAGATTCAAGAAGGGATACACACAGCCAACCAAGATGAAGAGGAGGCTCTCGCAT TGGCAGGAGCTGTGGCAGACATCAACAGGGAGGTGGCGGAGGGGGACTCTCAGACCACCCTACATGCCCTCCAGTCTCCCCTGGCAGGGCTGAGAGGGGTTCTGTCTGAGTGTGCAGACACCTACCAGACACAGCTGGCCCAGCGCCAGGACCTCAACACTACCACTG gcagcagtgagtgtgtgtgggtgaaaCACCGTATCAAGGACAGTtatgactactactacaacctggagaacagagaggggaccTGGGAGGAGCCAGAGGACTTCACACACAACAGCACACAGCTCCGCAGAGAGGAAATACAG AGTGTGGTTGGAGGTGTGACAGCGGAGTATAACAGGGAACAGTTATGGTTGGCCAACGAGACCCTGGTAACCCAGCTACAGGCCAGGATCAGAGGTTACCTGGTGAGAAGAGCTCATGCCCAGAGACTGGACTACCTACTACAACAACAGCCACATGTGGTCCGACTACAG GCCTCCTGGAAGGGCTACAAACAGAGGAAGGTATACAAAGACAGACTCAACGTGTTGCAAAGCAACGTGGGGACTGTCGTCAAG CTTCAATCATTTGTTAAGATGTGGAGAGCTAAACGTAAATACACTCAAAGACTGCAGTATTTCATAGACCAT GAGAAAGAAATAGTGAAGATCCAAGCTTTCCTCAAGGCTAACAAAGCCAGAGATGACTACAGAACACTCA CCGGGGCCCAGGACCCTCCTCTTTCGGTGGTGCGTAAGTTTGTCCACCTGCTGGAACAAAGCAGCCTGGACCTGCTGGAGGAACAGGAAGTGACACGGCTTAGGGAGGAAGTGGTCACGAAAATCCGCTCCAATCAGCAGATGGAGAAAGACCTGAACCTGATGGACATTAAGATCGGCTTACTGGTCAAGAACAGGATCACCCTACAG GATGTGGTGTCCCACAGTAAGAAGCTGAAGAAGAAGAGTAAAGAGGAGCTGGCTGCAGGGGACAGGCAGGGCATCAAGGGCCTCAGCAAAGGCAAACGGAAGAAACTAGAGGCCTACCAGCACCTCTTCTACCTGCTACAG ACCAACCCTTCATACCTGGCCAAGCTGATCTTCCAGATGCCACAGAACAAGTCCACTAAGTTCATGGACACAGTGATCTTCACGCTGTATAACTACGCCTCCAACCAGAGAGAGGAGTACCTGCTGCTCAAACTCTTTAAGACCGCTCTGGAGGAGGAAATCAA GTCCAAGGTGGACCAGATCCAGGACATTGTGACCGGGAACCCCACGGTCATCAAGATGGTGGTGAGCTTCAACCGTGGAGCCCGTGGTCACAACACGCTGAGGCAGCTGCTGGCGCCTGTTGTCAAGGAGATCATCGAGGACAAGGGCCTGGGCATCAACACCAACCCTGTGGATGTGTACAAGGCCTGGGTCAACCAGctggagaccaacactggagagGCCAG TAAACTGCCCTACGAGGTGACCCCGGACCAGGCCATGTCACACAAGGAGGTGCGCGCCAAGCTGGAGTCCTCCAGTCAGGCGCTGCGGACGGCCACAGACAAAGTGCTCAACTCCATTGTGTCGTCACTGGATAACATTCC CTATGGCATGAGATACATTGCAAAGGTCCTAAAGCATTCCCTTCATGAAAAGTTCCCTGACGCTACAGAGGATGAGTTGTTGAAG ATTGTAGGGAACCTGCTGTACTACCGCTACATGAACCCAGCCATAGTGGCTCCAGACGGCTTCGACATCATCGACATGTCAGCCGGAGGTCAGCTCCACTCTGACCAGCGTCGTAACCTGGGCTCCGTGGCCAAGATGCTGCAGCATGCCGCCGCCAACAAGCTGTTCGAGGCAGACAATGCCCACATGATCTCCATGAATAACTACATCTCCCAGACCTACCAGAAGTTCAG GGTGTTTTTCCAGGCTGCGTGTGACGTCCCCGAGCCAGAGGAGAAGTTTAACGTGGATGAGTACTCTGACATGGTGACTCTGAGCAAGCCTGTCATCTACATCTCTATAGATGAGATCATCAACACACACTCG CTGGTGTTGGAGCACCTGGAGGCCATCTCCCCCGACCACAACGACCTGCTGCATGAGCTGCTGGAGGACCTAGGGGACGCGCCTGATGTGGAGGCACTGCTGG GTGAAGGAGCCGTGGATCCTAACCATCCCAACAAGGAGAGCACCCTGAGTCAGCTGGCTAAGACGGAGATCTCCCTCACACTCACCAGCAAGTTTGAGCTTCTGGAGGGAGATGACAAGGACACGAAGGGCCTGATGATGAA gactaaGAAGCTGATAGTAGATGTGATCAGGATCCAGCCAGGAGACACTCTCCCAGAGACCCTTGAGACCCCGGCCTCTGCCCTCCAG GAGTGTGAGCATTCTAAGGTGGTGGCGCTGCGTGCGGTGCAGGACGCCCAGACCCCAGAGGGACTGAAGAGCAGCCAGGCGGTGCTGGAGgacagacagctgcctctggAGCAGAAGAAGAGGAAGATCCTCCGCAACCTCCGAACCCTGGAGCAGGCTGGCCTGGTCACCGCTAGCAACAAGTACCAGGACCTCATCAACGACATTGCCAAG GACATTCGTTACCAGAGACGctacagacagaggaggagggcGGAGCTGGTGAAGCTCCAGCAGGCACTGAGTGCGCTCAACTCCAAGACAGCCTTCTATCAGGACCAGACCAACTACTACGACACTTACATCAAGACCTGCCTCGACAACCTCAACAGGAA GAACACGCGGCGGTCCATCAAGCTAGAAAGGAAGGTGGAGGAGAAGGGCAGTAAGAAGTGGAAGCATCAGTCTCTGAAGTATACGGCTGCCCGACTGCACGAGAAGGGAGTGATCCTGGAGATAGAGGGGCTGCAGACCAACCA GTTCAAAAATGTAATGTTTGACATCTCTCCCAGTGAGGAAGTTGGAGACTTTGAGGTGAAGGCCAAGTTCATGGGAGTTGAGATGGAAAAGGTCCAACTCCATTTCCAG GATCTGCTCCAGCTGCAGTACGAGGGAGTGGCGGTGATGAAGATGTTTGACAAAGCCAAAGTCAACGTCAACCTGCTCATCTTCCTCCTCAACAAGAAGTTCTATGGAAAATGA
- the LOC110525797 gene encoding proteinase-activated receptor 3, producing MWRRQEKDRTNTLAGILFCLTVGLSLQDNEEKVNKTKTTALAVLDPRTFNGRRVQTNCTAEAGPPSLIHLSPGAPGLDVRLEDPAVAYTTGLLSTRLIPSAYLLAMAVGIPSNAYILAFLRLRARSFSTAVLYLSLALSDLLLLLSLALRVHYHLNGNNWVFGEAACRVVTACFYGNVYCSAHTIACVSLKRYLAVVRPFLYRRLPKTAWALGASLGVWGLFGVAVMPELLVRQSFLLPRLGFTTCHDILPLEDSPHALLVPYRLALVCLGLLVPFVVCAWTHVAVVQHLGRSGLDWTPFIRVSTLVFLIFTVCFAPSGVLHIAHYVRLSTSGEDGLYVYSSATVCLCCFHSCLDPFLCILMSRTTASKLRFASLRRTQQTPVLV from the exons atgtgGCGGAGACAGGAGAAAGACCGGACCAATACACTGGCTGGGATTCTCTTCTGTCTGACGGTAGGACTGTCTCTCCAGGACAATG AGGAGAAAGtcaacaagacaaaaacaaccGCCTTAGCTGTGTTGGACCCAAGGACGTTCAATGGCAGGAGAGTTCAGACCAACTGTACGGCTGAGGCTGGGCCCCCCAGCTTGATCCACCTGTCCCCTGGGGCCCCTGGGCTGGATGTGAGGCTGGAGGACCCTGCAGTAGCCTACACCACGGGGCTCCTCAGCACCCGGCTCATCCCCTCAGCCTACCTCCTGGCCATGGCAGTGGGCATCCCCTCCAACGCTTATATCCTGGCCTTCCTGAGGCTCCGGGCCAGGTCTTTCTCCACGGCTGTCCTCTACCTTAGCCTGGCCCTCTCTGACCTACTCCTCCTGCTCTCCCTGGCCCTCCGAGTCCACTACCACCTAAACGGAAACAACTGGGTGTTCGGCGAAGCTGCCTGCCGTGTCGTCACCGCTTGTTTCTATGGCAATGTCTACTGCTCTGCCCACACCATCGCTTGTGTCAGCCTCAAGCGCTACCTGGCCGTGGTGAGGCCCTTCCTGTACAGGCGGCTGCCCAAGACGGCCTGGGCGCTGGGGGCAAGCCTGGGGGTGTGGGGCCTGTTTGGGGTGGCTGTGATGCCTGAGCTCCTGGTGAGACAGAGCTTCCTGCTGCCTCGTCTGGGATTCACCACCTGCCATGACATACTGCCCCTGGAGGACTCCCCCCACGCACTGCTGGTGCCCTACAGGTTGGCACTGGTCTGTTTAGGGTTACTCGTGCCCTTTGTGGTCTGTGCCTGGACCCATGTGGCGGTGGTGCAGCATCTGGGTCGCTCGGGCCTTGACTGGACACCCTTCATCAGGGTCAGTACACTGGTCTTCCTCATCTTCACTGTGTGTTTCGCTCCCAGCGGCGTCCTCCATATCGCCCATTACGTGAGGCTGTCCACCAGTGGAGAGGACGGGCTGTATGTGTACTCCAGCGCTACAGTGTGTCTGTGCTGCTTCCACAGCTGTCTGGACCCCTTCCTGTGTATTCTCATGTCCAGGACAACCGCCTCCAAACTGCGCTTCGCCTCTCTCAGGAGGACACAGCAGACACCTGTTCTGGTGtag